The Sagittula stellata E-37 sequence GCGCGTTCTTCACGGGTTACGGCCTTGCCCGTTTCGTGGTCGAGTTCTTCCGCCAGCCCGACGCGCAGTTCGTCAGCCCCGGCAACCCGACCGGCCTTGCACTGCACATAGATGGCTTCGGCCTGACGATGGGCCAAATCCTGACCCTGCCGATGATCCTCGGCGGCCTTGCCCTGATCCTCTGGGCACGGCGCCGCAGGTCCGCGTCCGGCCCCCGCACGGCATGAGCGCGCTCAAGGACATCATAACGCGCCAGATCTCGCGCACGGGGCCGCTCACGCTGGCCGACTACATGGCGCTCTGCCTGTCGCATCCGGAGCACGGCTACTACGCCACCCGCGATCCGCTGGGGGCGGAGGGCGATTTCACCACGGCGCCGGAAATCTCCCAGATGTTCGGCGAATTGATCGGCCTCGCGCTGGCGCAAAGCTGGATGGACCAGGGTGCGCCCACGCGCTTCGTTTTGTCCGAGTTGGGGCCCGGACGCGGCACGCTGATGGCCGACGCCCTGCGCGCCACGACACGCGTGCCCGGCTTCCACGACGCGCTGGAGCTTCACCTGGTCGAGACCTCGCCCGCCCTGCGCGCCGAACAGGCCGCTCGCCTTCCCGATGCAACCTGGCACGAGTCGGTCGCCTCCCTCCCCGAGGCACCGCTGTTCCTGATCGCCAACGAGTTCTTCGACGCGCTGCCGATCCGCCAGTTCCTACGCCATGCTCAGGGCTGGCAGGAGCGGGTGGTCGGCCTCAAGGACGGTCAGCCCACGCTTGGCCTGACCGATCCCGCACCTCATGACGCGCTCGACCACAGGCTCGCCGATACCGAACCGGGTCAGATCGTCGAAAACTGCGCCCCCGCTCAGGCCATCGTGCAGGAGACTGGCCGCCGCATCGCATCTCATGGCGGCACGGCGCTGATCGTCGACTACGGCGACTGGCGGTCCCGGGGCGACACCTTCCAGGCACTCTACCGGCACAAACCCGCCGAGCCCTTCGCCCGCCCCGGCGAGGCCGACCTGACCGCGCATGTCGACTTCGAGGCGCTGGCAAAGGCGGCGCACCCCGCCGCCCACAGCGCCCTGACCCCGCAAGGCGTCTTTCTCGAACACCTCGGGATCACGGCGCGCGCGCAGGCACTGGCGCGCCGTCTTGGCGGGGCCGCGCTCGAAAGCCATGTCGCGGCACATCGGCGGTTGACGCACCCCGGGGAAATGGGATCACTATTCAAGGTGCTGGCGCTGTTTCCACACGATGCGCCGCCGCCCCCCGGAACCGGTTTGCCTGCCGATCCGTCCTGATGTCCGCCGCGCCGAGAACCATGTATCCCGCCCCCGCCGCCCCCTTGTCTATACGCCCGACGACCCCGGATTGACGCCCGCAATGACGCTCGAGATCATCACCGCCGACAGTCTTTCGCCCTTCCGCCACGGCTTCTTCACCCGAAGGGGCGGTGCGTCCTCGGGCATCTTCTCCGGGCTGAACTGCGGCCCCGGCTCCTCCGACCAGACCGACATCGTGGCGATCAACCGCGCCCGCGTGGCCGACGCCCTCGGTGCGGAGGCCGGCGCGCTGGTTACGCTGCATCAGGTGCATTCCGCCGATGCGGTGACTGTCGACGGGCCGCTGGAAGAACCGCGCCCAAAAGCCGACGCGCTTGTCACCGCGACCGAGGGGATCGTTCTTGCCGTGTTGACCGCAGACTGCCAGCCGGTGCTCTTTGCAGACGCAGACAACGGCGTGGTCGCCGCTGCTCACGCGGGCTGGCGCGGGGCGCTGGGGGGCGTGCTGGAGTCCACGATCGAGGCGATGGAAGCGCTCGGCGCGGAACGCGACAGCATCCGGGCCGTGATCGGGCCGTCCATCAGCCAGGGCGCCTACGAAGTCGGGCCGGAGTTCCTGGACGACTTCATGGCGGAAGACCCCGGCAACACCCGTTTCTTCGCCAACGGCACCGGCGACCGCATGATGTTCGACCTGCCGGCCTACGGGCTTCACCGCCTGCGCAGCGCCGGGGTGGAGGCGGAGTGGACGCGCCATTGTACCTATGCCGACCCGGACCGGTTCTATTCCTACCGCCGCGCGACACACGCGGGCGAAGCCGACTACGGCCGATTGATCTCGGCCATCCGGCTCTGAACAAGGCTGTCCGGCTTCCCGTTCGGAAACAATGCCAGCCGGTTTCGCGATATTATCCCAACTCGGTCACAAGTCCGCCCCATTTGACCGCGACAGTCTATGTCAGAGAACAGGCGGACAAGCCGCCCGACAGAGCAGTCAGCGAGAAGAGCCGGGATCATGAAACAACGTCGCTTCATCAAGTCGATCATCGAAACCGCCAAGGCAAACGAGGGCACGCGCATGCCGTGGGAACGCGGCGCCCCACGTGCCGCGATGATCGCAAACCGCAAGTCCGCGGAACCGACCCTGAAGCGCGCCTGAGCCACGCGGAGGGGCACGCGCCCGGGGCGCGCACGGATGTAGGTCAGTTCGGAACAGGGCGGGGATTTCCCCGCCCTTTCC is a genomic window containing:
- a CDS encoding class I SAM-dependent methyltransferase; translated protein: MSALKDIITRQISRTGPLTLADYMALCLSHPEHGYYATRDPLGAEGDFTTAPEISQMFGELIGLALAQSWMDQGAPTRFVLSELGPGRGTLMADALRATTRVPGFHDALELHLVETSPALRAEQAARLPDATWHESVASLPEAPLFLIANEFFDALPIRQFLRHAQGWQERVVGLKDGQPTLGLTDPAPHDALDHRLADTEPGQIVENCAPAQAIVQETGRRIASHGGTALIVDYGDWRSRGDTFQALYRHKPAEPFARPGEADLTAHVDFEALAKAAHPAAHSALTPQGVFLEHLGITARAQALARRLGGAALESHVAAHRRLTHPGEMGSLFKVLALFPHDAPPPPGTGLPADPS
- the pgeF gene encoding peptidoglycan editing factor PgeF, producing MTLEIITADSLSPFRHGFFTRRGGASSGIFSGLNCGPGSSDQTDIVAINRARVADALGAEAGALVTLHQVHSADAVTVDGPLEEPRPKADALVTATEGIVLAVLTADCQPVLFADADNGVVAAAHAGWRGALGGVLESTIEAMEALGAERDSIRAVIGPSISQGAYEVGPEFLDDFMAEDPGNTRFFANGTGDRMMFDLPAYGLHRLRSAGVEAEWTRHCTYADPDRFYSYRRATHAGEADYGRLISAIRL